Sequence from the Hamadaea flava genome:
GGTGAGCGGCGATCTGGTCGGCCAGTGGAAGGCTGCTGCCGGCGGGAATGCACAGCAGCAGTTCGGCGCGGTCTGGCAAGCGCATCACAGGCTCCTTTCTGATGTTGAGGGTCGACGGCACGAAACCCCTGCCGGGATGCCCGGCGCAGGAGTGTTCGCGACGGCGGTGGGTGTGCACAATTTCGGCGGGCACCTGGTGAGTGCCCGCCGGGTCGGTGACGCCTTGTGGGTGTCAGGGTTTGCGGCGCAGCCGATGGTTGGCGGCTACGCCTGCCAGTTCGAGTTCCTGCGCTTCGGTGCGCAGGTCGGGGGCTGACAGTTCGGCGTTGTCGCACATGAGGTTGCAGCGGGTGGCTGTGGCGATCATGGCGTCGACGGCGTCGGTGATGCTGGCGTGCCCACTGGTGGTCAGCAGCCCTTCGGAGCCGCCGGTGGGGTCACTGGTGTGGAAGTCACCGACCGCGACGAAGCCCGGTTCAGCGCCGGTCACGGTGATTCCGGTCAGGGTGGGCAGGCCTCGCGCGCTTATCGGGTGGGCGGCACACAGGTCCCGCAGATCCACCAGTTGCTGGGCTGCCACGCGCATCAGGTCGCGGATCGAGTCGGCGTTCTGCTCGGCGTGGCCAAGGTGATCGCCGCAGTACGGGCCGAGTTCAGCCAGGCAGTCGCCGACGGAGGTGACCAGGTCGGACAACCCTGGCAGCAGAATCCGCAGATCGGTTTCGGCGTCGAACAGCAAAGCGATCGGCACGTTACGTGCGGCGTCGACCGCCCTGATGACGGCGTGGTGGGCCACAGCAGGCTGGTCATCGGTCAGCCACGTCAGCGGGGCGCGGCAGGTGACGAACTTCTGAGCGAGCATCGCTTCGATCTGCGCGGTGCGGACCTGCCGGAACAGGGCGGTCCCGTGCTCGTTGGTTGCCACCGGGTCGGCGACGGTCAGCACGAATGCCGGGGTCACCAGGTAGGCGGTGTCGTTGTGGACGAGCAGCGGGGTGAGGGTCAGCTCGTCGACGACAGCGTCCAGGCAACCGTGGATGGTTTCCAGGGGATGGTGGGCCAGTTGCGGCACAGCGTCGGCGAAGCCGAGCGGGTCGAGGATCGTGAAGGGCGACGGTTGCACACGTGCCTCCTGACAGGTGGTCGGACGATCACGACCACACCGCCGAACCCACCACACATCAAGCCACATCGACCGAAGTTCGCTGGCGGCGAAGCCGCCTGAGCCGAACCGCCGGTGAAGCCGAGCTGATTCCGGCGAGCCCCGGACGAGCTCCGTGTACCCGCTGGTGTGCCGGTTAGGCCAGTCGCCTGGCCAGGCGCTGCATCTTCCGGTGACATCGCACCGTCTGCACGAGCGTGCTCGACGCGTCCGGCCAGACCAGCACCAAGTCGGTGCACAGTGCGGCAGCCGCGAACCTGACGTCTTCGGTGAGCCTGGGGGCAAGGATCGTGACGTCGGCTCGCGGATGGAGTTGGGCTGCGACGACCTCGGCGAGCGCGTCGTGGTGAATGAAGACGTGCGCCGCAGAGGCCCACACGCCGGTGGCCTGTGATGGGGTCATCACACGTAGCGCTGTCGCACCCGGCAGCTCGCCGAGCGTCTCGAGAACGCCTGCCGGGTCAGCGGTGATCAGGACAGAGTCGGCAAGACTGCCGCGGCCCGGCCGGCCCAGTGCCGTCCCGATGAGGCCACGCAATTCCGTGGCGACAGAAGCCCGCTCCCGCTCCGGGATCTGTACGGCTGATGCGCCAAGTGGGATCACGTGGCAGCTCATCGTCGCGTCGACGACCATCACCGTGTGGTAGTCCGGCAGCCAGACCCCGGCGGCGATCGTGTCGGGCTCCAGCCAGGTCCACCGGTAGGACAAGACCATCAGGCAGGTGGCCACACCGCGGTCCCATTCGCTGATGAACGGCGGCACACGCCAGCCGTTCGCGTCGTTACGTGCCCAGATCAGCGTCGGCTGCGGCCGAGCGGTGAGGCCGAGTTCCTCGAGTGCCGCCTGGATCAGGGCGGGATCAAGCATCACGTCTTCAGGCATGTCCATTGTCCTTTCACGAGCAGGTGGGGGTTGGAAGGTGGTGAGCGGCAACCGGTGCCAGGGCAGGGTGCACCCGCACGGGTGCGATGGCAGGCTGGTGAGCGATGTGCCGTGCCCGGGTGGTGGCGCCTCGGAATCCTCCAGGGGGCATCGTCGGCCGCCCAGGGCCGCTGCGGATGACGAGGCGGCATACGCGGGCGCGGGATCAGCACATTGAGACGGTGTCAGGGCGAGGATGGGGGTCATGACCGTCGACAGCCGCAGTCCGCACAACGATCCCCGCATGCCACGGCCGACGCGAGCCGACGAACGCACGACCATGACCGCGTTCCTGCGCTGGCATCGGCTGACGTTCGAGGTCAAATGTGCAGGCCTGTCAGCGGCCGAGTTAGCACGGCGCAGCGCCGGCCGGTCGACGCTGTCGCTGCTGGGCCTGATCCGTCATCACGCCGAAGGCGAACGTTTCTGGTTCCGGCAGGTCATGGCCGCAGAGAATCCTCCACCGTTGTTCGCGGGGGATGGTGATGTGGCGTTCGCTGTCACCGGCGATCCTCACCTGGTGGCGCAGGCGTGGCAGATGTGGCGCGAGGAGGTCGCGTTCGCCGAGCGGTTCGTCGCCACCGCATCCGACCTGGACGTCGTCGGTGACGAACCCGGCGCTGGACCGGTGAGCTTGCGCTGGGTGCTGTTGCACATGATCGAGGAATACGCACGCCACAACGGCCACGCCGATCTGCTGCGTGAGCATATCGACGGCCGGACAGGACTCTGACCGGCGCCCGGCTACGCGACGCAGCCGGTGTGGTTGCTGCGGCGGGTCATTGTGACCTCGGCTGCCGTCGTGGCATCGTTCGTCGCGTGACCGCCGAGCAGCACCTCGCCGACTCCCTCGCCGGGCTGGCCAAAGCCATGCGGACCTGGCCGGCGACACCTGCTACCGCAGGTTGGAAGTACCGGTCGTTTCCCGAACTCGTGCTGGCCGAAGGGCGGCTGTTCACCCCGTCGCCCACGCAGGCGGTCCCTGTCGAGTGGCGCGCCGCCCCGTCGACGTGCTACGTGTCGGCCACCCTGTGGGCAACCCAGTCCGAGATTGCCTACGTGGAAGGCTGGGCGTCAACGGATCTGCTGTACTTCGGCACCGAGCACGCCTGGTGCGCGAAGCCAGGCGAGTCTGCCGCACTCGATCCCACGTGGGACGAGCCTGGCCAGGCCTACCTCGGTGTCGCGTTCCACCCGACCTGGCGGCGCCGATATGCCGTGCCGAGCCTGTTCACCGTCGAACATGAAGTCGGCCGCAACCTGCTGCAGCACGGGCTGCCCGATGAGGCACGCATAGACGTCGGCCAGCCGTTACCGGACCACGGTTGACGGCCATGGACCTCACTGTCGAACCTGGCGCCGACCGCACAACTCATCTGATCGCCGAACGAGCCGCCTCGCGGGTGGTGCGTCACCTTCGGCATGCCGGCGATACCGCCGCGGCCGCCGGACGGCTGCGCGTGCGTCTTGAAGACGGCCCCGAGCACGAGCGTATCCTTGCCGCCCAGGCACCCGTCGATCTGGTCGTGCTCGACGGGCACGGATATCCCGATGACCGCCGGGTCGGCCGGATGAGACTGTCCTCGCTACGCTCCCACACCGGGGGCATCGAAGCCCCTGCTGTCATGCTGGGCTACTGCTGGGGCGCCGAACCTCCGCTGATCGACGCCCTGGCCGAGTGCCTGTGCGGCCCGACCGCGGTCCTGGCGTGCGCCGGCTCCGCACCGTATGAGCGCGGCGAAATCCTGCTGACCGAACTTCTCCTGCGCCTGGCCCGCTGTGACGGGCCGATCGTGGCCGACAGCATGTACACGATCATGAGCGCGACGGTCGACGCGGCACGGGCACAGCACGCGCGTCGGCATTGGCAGCGTTGGCGTGCGCTGCTCCTCCCAAGACATTTGTAGGTTCACGTCAGAAATATCGGAGGCGGTGCTGTTGACCTGGCGTTAGCTCAGGCTTTCTCGTCGATTCGTCGGCGGACTCTTCTCACCGATCTGTCGTTTTCTTGAGGATCTTGTTTTGGTGGGGCGAGTCCAGGGTCCGATTTGGCGAGGCGGGAGAAGTCGCATTTAGTGGCAAGCTGGCCGCGTGCGTTGCCTGGATCTTTGATTTGGCGGTCTTGTCGTAGCGGGCTCCTACGATGTACCGGTGACGCGATTCGTGCAGCAGCCTGACTACGAGGGTGCGGAGTTCATCGACCTGTCGATGGCCAGCGCGACCTTCCGCGAGGTGGATCTCAGCGGCGCCCGGATGCATGGCGTCCTGCTGCTCAACGCCGACATCGACGGGGCGATCGACGGGCTGCGCATTAATGGCGTGGAGATCATGCCGTTGATCGAAGCCGAGCTGGATCGCCTGCACCCCGAACGGCTGCGACTGCGACCGACCACACCCGAGACAATGCGCGACGCGGTGGATGTCATCGAGGAGCTGTGGCACGCGACGGTCCGACGCGCAAGCGCGCTGCCGGAGGAAGCCGTCTACAGATCAGTGAACGACGAATGGTCACTGGCCCAAACCCTGCGCCACACGATCTTCGTCGTGGACGCATGGTACGGCCACGCGGCGGCCCTTCGCCCGAACCCGTTCCATCCGATCGGCGTACCCGCATCGTTCACCACCAACGGCGCCGAGTTCGGCATCGACGAGTCAGCCGCGCCCACCCTCGGCGAAATCCTCGCCGTGCGCGCCGAGCGGATCGCCGATCTGCGCTCGTATCTGGCGGAGGTCACGCAGGAGGAGCTGGACCGGGTGCGGGGGCCGAATACCGCGATCGGCTGCCCGTCGCCCGCCGAACGTACGGCGGCCAAGTGCCTGCAAGTCATCTTCAGCGACGAGTGGGCGCACGTGCAGTTCGCCAACCGTGACCTGGCCACCTTGGAACAGGAGTATGCGTGATGCTCCGCGGGGTCCGAACCCACCCGACGGCCATGCGGGCATGCGAGACAGCGCCGTCTGCGATGAGACACGGCGACGAACGTCTCACCGATTTGTCGGAAGCGACAAGTACGCCGACAGATCGATGAGAAACCGAAAGATCTACTGAGAACCTACAATCATTCTGACGTGCCCAGTGGGACGCCGCGCGCTGCCATGAAGGGCACCGGATCCACGCCGCCGGCAAACGATCGGTCGCCACCTAGATGGGTTTCGAAATGCAGGTGCGGACCGGAGGAATGCCCAGATGTTCCGACCAGGCCGATGACCTGCCCGGCCTGTACCCGGTCACCGACGGCCGCGAAAGGCCGTTGGACCATGTGGCAGTAGCGGGTGATGATGCGGTCAGCATGCAGGATGTCGACGAACCAGCCGCAGCCGGGTGTGCTCGGTGACCCGTCGTGGTCGCAGTTGCCGACGTCGCATTTGCTGACGATGACCGTGCCGGCGGCTGCGGCGTGGATCTGGGTGTTGCGGGCGGCGCCGAGGTCGACACCGTTGTGGGTTGGGCGGCTGCTGGTGCGGAACCCGGACACGATCGGCGCATGGACCGGTTGGGTCCATCCCCCGGCACTGATCGGGTCGCAACCGTCGAGCGCGATGCCAAGTTGCGCTGACGCCACTGCCACCAGTGTCTGGGCTGCCGTCGTGTGTTTGGCGTAGGCGTCGGGGTAGGCCGAGCGTTGCACCGCCTGCGCTGCCTCGGTCAAAGCCATGGTGCGCCAGTTCGGGAGTTTCAGCAGCTTGGTGTAGAACAGTTTGGTTGCGATCGCCGGGTTCATCAGGTCGGCGGGTGTACCCCAGCCGGCCGATGGGCGTTGCTGGAACAGGCCGAGGCTGTCGTGGTCGGTGCCGATGCCGTCGTGCGGGATCGCCAGCGATGCGGGTACCGCCGGGTTGGCGAGGTTACGCAGCCCCGATTCCTGCAGCGCGACTGCGACTGCGATCGTCGCCCCGTACGAGCCGGCACCGGCCTCGTGTCCGGCCCGCACGATGACGCCCGCATACTCCAGCTGCGCTGGGGTGACCGAGGTGCCCGAGCCGGCGGTGGTGGCAGGCTGGGCACAGCCGCTCGCGGCCGACCCGAACCCGCCGAGTACGGTCACCGCGCCGAGCAGTACCACTGTGAGGACGCCGGCGACCAGGCTGGCGAGGAGCTTTCCGATTCCGAACATTGAGGTCCCCTCTCCGAGGCGGGCTGACGTTGCCGGTCCGCGGTG
This genomic interval carries:
- a CDS encoding M23 family metallopeptidase, with amino-acid sequence MFGIGKLLASLVAGVLTVVLLGAVTVLGGFGSAASGCAQPATTAGSGTSVTPAQLEYAGVIVRAGHEAGAGSYGATIAVAVALQESGLRNLANPAVPASLAIPHDGIGTDHDSLGLFQQRPSAGWGTPADLMNPAIATKLFYTKLLKLPNWRTMALTEAAQAVQRSAYPDAYAKHTTAAQTLVAVASAQLGIALDGCDPISAGGWTQPVHAPIVSGFRTSSRPTHNGVDLGAARNTQIHAAAAGTVIVSKCDVGNCDHDGSPSTPGCGWFVDILHADRIITRYCHMVQRPFAAVGDRVQAGQVIGLVGTSGHSSGPHLHFETHLGGDRSFAGGVDPVPFMAARGVPLGTSE
- a CDS encoding DinB family protein, with the translated sequence MTVDSRSPHNDPRMPRPTRADERTTMTAFLRWHRLTFEVKCAGLSAAELARRSAGRSTLSLLGLIRHHAEGERFWFRQVMAAENPPPLFAGDGDVAFAVTGDPHLVAQAWQMWREEVAFAERFVATASDLDVVGDEPGAGPVSLRWVLLHMIEEYARHNGHADLLREHIDGRTGL
- a CDS encoding DinB family protein, which produces MTRFVQQPDYEGAEFIDLSMASATFREVDLSGARMHGVLLLNADIDGAIDGLRINGVEIMPLIEAELDRLHPERLRLRPTTPETMRDAVDVIEELWHATVRRASALPEEAVYRSVNDEWSLAQTLRHTIFVVDAWYGHAAALRPNPFHPIGVPASFTTNGAEFGIDESAAPTLGEILAVRAERIADLRSYLAEVTQEELDRVRGPNTAIGCPSPAERTAAKCLQVIFSDEWAHVQFANRDLATLEQEYA